One genomic region from Pagrus major chromosome 24, Pma_NU_1.0 encodes:
- the LOC140992200 gene encoding muscarinic acetylcholine receptor M4-like produces MFFIALVTGSLSFVTVTGNILVMLSIKVNRHLQTVNNYFLFSLACADLIIGVFSMNLYTVYIIVGYWPLGPVVCDLWLALDYVVSNASVMNLLIISFDRYFCVTKPLTYPARRTTKMAGLMIAAAWILSFILWAPAILFWQFIVGQRTVPPGECYIQFLSNPAVTFGTAIAAFYLPVIIMTVLYIHISLASRSRVSKHKPEKKEKKGIKTPSLIKSHLLKQNNNNETSPQASPRSTPKLSLDSTTTALEAVKNGRVEESKPIKPKPLAQPSPGVTQEKESSNDSSTAFIPPTEPQNNTKNEVISEAATNPNPVDTATADPAEPKITASSKWSKIKIVTKQTGDECITAIEIVPPVEGAERHSIPISRPRTVARKFASIARSQVKRKRQMAAREKKVTKTIFAILLAFIITWTPYNVMVLISTFCQSCVPDTVWAIGYWLCYVNSTINPACYALCNATFKKTFKNLLLCQYKNIGTR; encoded by the exons ATGTTTTTTATTGCCTTGGTTACAGGATCTCTAAGCTTTGTGACTGTCACTGGAAATATTTTAGTCATGCTGTCCATCAAAGTAAATCGCCACTTACAAACTGTTAATAactatttcttattttcattagCATGCGCTGACTTGATTATCGGTGTTTTCAGCATGAATTTGTACACAGTCTACATCATTGTTGGCTATTGGCCACTTGGGCCGGTGGTCTGTGACTTGTGGCTAGCTTTAGATTATGTTGTCTCAAATGCCTCGGTGATGAATTTACTGATCATTAGCTTTGATCGCTATTTCTGCGTAACTAAACCCCTAACGTATCCAGCAAGAAGGACAACAAAGATGGCAGGGTTAATGATTGCAGCAGCATGGATCCTGTCATTCATCTTGTGGGCTCCTGCAATCTTGTTCTGGCAGTTCATCGTTGGACAGCGAACAGTACCACCTGGAGAGTGTTATATTCAG TTCCTTTCTAACCCTGCAGTGACGTTTGGGACGGCTATAGCAGCATTCTATCTTCCTGTCATTATTATGACCGTCCTGTACATCCACATCTCCCTGGCCTCCAGGAGCAGGGTTTCCAAACACAAaccagagaagaaagagaagaagggaaTAAA AACTCCCAGCTTGATAAAGAGTCACTTGTTAAAGCAGAACAATAACAATGAGACCAGTCCTCAGGCCAGTCCCCGCTCTACTCCCAAACTTAGTCTGGACTCAACTACAACTGCGTTGGAGGCTGTGAAGAATGGCAGAGTGGAGGAATCAAAACCAATTAAGCCAAAGCCTCTAGCACAGCCCAGTCCAGGAGTCACACAG GAAAAGGAGAGTTCCAACGATTCGTCCACAGCTTTTATTCCCCCCACAGAACCACAGAACAACACCAAGAATGAGGTGATATCTGAG GCTGCAACAAATCCCAACCCAGTTGACACAGCAACCGCCGATCCTGCTGAGCCCAAGATCACCGCCAGTTCGAAATGGTCCAAGATAAAGATTGTAACAAAGCAGACAGGAGATGAATGCATTACAGCTATAGAGATTGTCCCTCCTGTAGAGGGAGCTGAGAGACATTCAATCCCGATCAGCCGTCCTAGGACTGTGGCACGAAAGTTTGCAAGCATTGCTAGAAGCCAAGtgaagaggaaaagacagaTGGCTGCCAGAGAAAAGAAA GTGACCAAGACTATCTTTGCCATCCTGCTGGCTTTCATCATCACATGGACACCTTATAATGTCATGGTGTTGATCTCGACCTTCTGCCAGTCCTGCGTCCCTGACACTGTATGGGCTATCGGCTACTGGCTGTGTTATGTCAACTCTACTATCAACCCAGCTTGTTACGCACTGTGCAACGCTACATTCAAAAAGACATTTAAGAACCTGCTTCTGTGCCAGTATAAAAATATAGGTACAAGATGA